The sequence below is a genomic window from Xyrauchen texanus isolate HMW12.3.18 chromosome 46, RBS_HiC_50CHRs, whole genome shotgun sequence.
AAGAAATTCTGAACAGGTCTAAATCAGAAATGGTTTAAATGAAAAGCAATGTAATTTTAACTTGGTTGTATGTACATAATTGAACCTttccattaaaatgtaatttttattgtcACAGGGTACCATGTATATGTTGAAGATCTCTGCCTTCCTTGTCGCTTATGCTGTAGTCGTGTGCCAGATGTGCAAATCAAATGCTGCCCCAGCGAGGTACATTTCTACCATATTTGTCCTTCTATTTGTCACTGAAATGAGCTCATGGTTTATGCGTTACACTCTGGAGGCTCAATCAATCAAGATTTTTGTGTAATATTTGTCTTTAGAGCTGGTTCCGAATCTCTGACAGACAGACTCATGCTCATGGATTATGAAACTCAGCGATTATTGAGCGCTATAGTCAAAAATGTAGTGCAGATGACAGCAGAGGAACTGGAACCAACAAATGATGAAAACAGGTACAGATTCAGCATTATTcaggagtttttattttttttttttcaattaggaAAAGACTGTTTATTTCTATACAATCAACTCCTGTGTTTCATTCTGCAAGAGGTGGAATCAAAGTAGATGCTATACACAGTGAATAATGAAGTTAGTTAAGTAAGGAGGTATGGAGATTTGTGTCAGTCTTTCTGCACGGATGAATTTGAATAATGCTGTTAAACCCTGTTTGCTTGCCAAAGCCCCTTTTATGGAAATgttctaacaacaacaacagcatgtCAATCTTTAATTTCAATGGAATGTCTGCATGTTAActccaaatgttttgtttttctagttTTACCTCTGAAAATTATTTAGCATATGATGCAGAGCATGTTATATTAAAAACCCCTCAAAAGCAAGCATGTTTCTTTCTTAACCTGTTCTCAATATGAAAAGAACTCTTAAGTAAGAATGCGTCTGCATGCAGTGAAGGGCTCTATACTAACAGTGGTGTGAATGCAGAACGATGCATGTCAgtgatgtgtgcatgtgtgtttctcCTGACAGCCGGGGCAGGTTCCTGTCCAAGCGTTGCTCCAATCTCAGCACCTGCGTGCTGGGAAAACTCTCCCAGGAGCTGCACAAATTACAAACGTTCCCGCAGACGGACGTGGGCGCCGGTACACCCGGCAAGAAACGCAGCCTGCTCGAAGGCAATCAGTTTACGAGCTATGAAGAAACATTTAACAGCATCTAACTTTCTGTATTCTGCATTCCCCTTGCATGTGGATTCTACCTGCTTTACTGATTGCACACAAACGTCTGGTTGcattgctctttttttcttttggcatatatatatatatatatatatatatatatatatatatatatatatatgcatccaCTTTACATTTCTTccatatataatgaaaaatgctaattctggGGCATTTTTTGGTGCATTTTACACATGACTCTTGAATAACTGAATATCTGTATTATACAGGCAACATCCACTGataataatcacatttaaaatggaATGATTTCCTTCATGTGTTTTCAGttcaataaatttatttttatatcagtaaactCCTTTTTGTCTACTTAatactttaaataaaatttattttatttgtgtttatacaCATTAATATTAAGTTCATCTACAAAAAAAACCCATCATGATTTCTACAGGTAAGACATCAGACACATCTGTGAATGTGATAAAATGATAAGGTAGATTGTTAATGTAGTAAATATCATAGTTATATAAATATGCTTTGTTGAATGCATAATATTTTTATGGACGTTAATTCTGCAAGCTCCCTTCTGATCTCCTGTCTGTCTTTGTAAAAGTAGCATTACGGCACAGAAGCGAGCGTGTAATACGGCCACCTGTGTCACTCACCGTCTGGCAGACTTCCTGAGCCGCTCCGGTGGAATCGGCAACAACAACTTCATCCCGACCAACGTGGGCGCTAAAGCATTCGGCCGTCGCAGGAGAAAACCTCAGATGTGAGCAGTCATGCAGGTGTGCTCAATAAACCTCTCAGATTCTCTCCCGTATTACCCATTGAATCCTACAAATCATGTCATGTAAGCATAAGTAATACTTAGTAGACATGAATTTCTGATTGTCTCTTTTCTATTTCAGCACTGAATCTGAGGCCAAAACCTGTATCACTTTCAGTCTGAGACAATGGGATAACCAGAAAAACAGATATCACTTTTCCAGTTAATAACAATATCCTCAGCAATGatgattttcatgacatttgtttttttacactcaACAGAGAATTCTAAAAATGCACTTCTGCACTTATGTTATGTATCCCATATGTATTGACAGagaaatatatagatttttatatgaaaaaaaatcagATTAATAAAGACATCAGTGTTTATTCTCCATCTCTGTGGGGTCAAAATAAATCCAGCCTTAGAAAGACAACTGCTTTGTACCGTGCCTTGATGTAAAAAACTTTTGTGTCATTTATGCTTAAAGAAACTCCTGATAATAAATATAAGAAAGTTCAGTCATTGACATGGTGATTGATATAAATGTCAAGATGAAATGTATTTTAGATACAGATGAGTGAAGATTAGTGTTTTTCTTGACACACAAAGGGACACATGCCATGACTTCATAGTTtcatatacattatatttgtgaATGCATTTTGGTAGACAAAGGCGTAAGCAAACAAAATTTAGTTTCGATCATATCAAGGGATCAGGTTCAGCTTTATGAACAAACACAATAAGCATGAGCTCTATGGTTTCCTGTGGGACTTTATTTAGCATCATTCCCAGTGCCTGAATTGATGCCGGTCTTATGGGGGGTCTTAATCTCTTGAGGTTTTGAGTTGGGTTTGATTGGGGGGTGCTGCGCTTTGTGGTATTTAGGGGCAGAGTTGGTGTTCAGGTTGATAACAACTGGTATTACAACAGAGCATGCATGCATTAACAATTACTACAGAACGAATTAACAAATGATTTTTCATACATGACAAAGGATGTcctttttcaaattattatttcttaaatgaaCCTTACAGGCAGCACCACATCAATCCTGATGGAGCtccactaataaactaataatatattgatttcaCTTTATACTTCCATTTGCATTAACAAACATATTCTTTAGTTAGGCCTAATTTTTTACAGATTAGTAGATAGTTCATCagcatttaaatatttcaaacttTCATAACATTCATAATAACTATGTTCATATAGCTTCAGTTTTAACTGTCTAGTAAGCATTGTATAATGCTTAATGGTTCATTCATGAAAGTTATACATacaatattaacatattttttatgacataaactACCACAAAGAAGCAGTTCTGCGTCTGtataggctgttttttttttcattattttttatgatttttctgtgaaaatatagatcagtggttcccaaactttttacgcTGAAGCCCTCACTACTTAAATATAAGTCTACACATACAGTAAATCACCGCCATGCATGCGCGCTCTCTCTCCTCGTGCTTTATGTGTTTGcttgtgtgcgcgcgcgcgcacaaTTTTAATGCGAGAGCACTATCATCGAtggtcctgagaaatgcaaaatatgttttttatataccAAATTTTTTTTGGGTAACGTGCATTGCCACGGATTTTGCATAATCATGATATACTTGATACATTTCTAGCAGTTTACATTTCTATTATATATTGACACAGAGCCATGCAGCTCCTTTAAGAGGTTTTTACGGTCTTGCAGTGCGTGGTTATGGTGTTATtgaattttcatgacaatttaagATCCAAGAAAACAAAACCCACAAGCACTTGTCCACGCGACAGCCAGCAGAATAAAAGCACTCGTTAGACGCAGAATACTGCAAATTTGGCGTCATCCTCACGCAGTTgtgcaaagaggctgttatttGTAGAGTGATTTTGAGGTTACGTTGACGTTGAGTTAGACGAGGACGCTTGACATGCCGTTTACCTTTATCACGCATATTATGGATTCgcgcatttttttaatttttatattattaatttaatacattttagaatAGCGCGTGTAAGCGCGAGATTAATCCGTCATTATTCAAAACACAGTCCGTAATTTTGACACATAAAAATCTTCACACGGCATATCTCTCCAGGTCTCTGCATGCGCatgaaagagagggagaggacAACGTTTGCAGCCATGGACAATAAGCtgcttttaatgcaaaaataattaacACGCCTCTTTAAAGAGAATTTGGTAATACTTTCAACACAGATGTAGCACAGTTTATCATCATAACAGAGTATctgc
It includes:
- the LOC127637934 gene encoding calcitonin gene-related peptide-like isoform X3; amino-acid sequence: MRGTMYMLKISAFLVAYAVVVCQMCKSNAAPARAGSESLTDRLMLMDYETQRLLSAIVKNVVQMTAEELEPTNDENSITAQKRACNTATCVTHRLADFLSRSGGIGNNNFIPTNVGAKAFGRRRRKPQM
- the LOC127637934 gene encoding calcitonin-1-like isoform X1, coding for MRGTMYMLKISAFLVAYAVVVCQMCKSNAAPARAGSESLTDRLMLMDYETQRLLSAIVKNVVQMTAEELEPTNDENSRGRFLSKRCSNLSTCVLGKLSQELHKLQTFPQTDVGAGTPGKKRSLLEGNQFTSYEETFNSI
- the LOC127637934 gene encoding calcitonin-1-like isoform X2 produces the protein MYMLKISAFLVAYAVVVCQMCKSNAAPARAGSESLTDRLMLMDYETQRLLSAIVKNVVQMTAEELEPTNDENSRGRFLSKRCSNLSTCVLGKLSQELHKLQTFPQTDVGAGTPGKKRSLLEGNQFTSYEETFNSI